DNA sequence from the Pichia kudriavzevii chromosome 4, complete sequence genome:
AGAGGTAATTCTTTGTTATAATTCTTAGTTACCAACGGTTGGTATTCATTAAAATTGTGCCCTTCCGTTTCTACTAACTCTTCCGAAGATCTTGAGAATGATGAACTTGGTGCCTTGGAAAACAGTTCATCTTGCTCCGTGATTTTCGAAGATCCGTACCCAGATAGTGTAGACTGTCTCTTTACTATACTTTCTGGCAACGAAATCTTTGGTGACCTAAAGCATTCCTCCATTGTAAACTCTCTGATGGATTGTGCATCCATTTGGGAATATGTATTGATAATCTCCGATATAAAAGAGGATGCAGAGTTATTAGAGAAATTAACAAATATTTGGTTGTCCTTTGTATAGACGGTCTTTTCTTTGTCCTGTTCTTCCATTTCATTCTCACCTTTAATTTCTAGATTTTCCATGTCTTCAAtgattgatattttatCTTCTACTGGCTCAGGGTGTATACAATTCGAATGAACAAATTCGTTGAAAGTGGCAATATCATTAGCAGACACACTTCTCTTCTGAGGTTTGTGTTCCCTTTCAATAATAGAACCGAATGTACTTATTCTCTTGCCAAGCTTAGAGAGTAAACCTGTTTTATGTTTACTACCTCTTTTCTTGGGCATCGGTAGAGGAACTGTTCTCTCGTTTAGTTCTTCAGGTTTGGGATACAAAACACTCTCTCTTTTAACcttatttttgaataactCGTTAGAGAAAACTCTACCCTGGGATGCATTTATGTTAGCATGATGGATTGATGGTACCTTGCTATAAACACTTAATGATGAACGATTAGCTACTGaaccaacaaaatcaaattgtGGATCAATTTTATCGCCTCTCAACTTATGCGGATACATGTGGCCTTTTTAGAGTGAATAAAAAGTTCTTGACATTTTGTTTAGGTCATAGAAGGCTAATAGCGACATGAAcgtatatatatatatatatatatatatatatataaatagaTAGAAGAAACTGGAGTATAAAGCAGATGATCAAGATGGCTGACTTGCATAATTACCcgatttggaaattttcccaagaatcaaaatttttcattccgaagacaaaaaaaactatttttttaacaTTGATATGCTAGTTTGTGAAGCTTTCTATGAGCACGTAAAGAAGCCGTCTGTCGGAGTTAAATAAATCGGTATGACTGCAAAATCCGATGAAGGTGCTGAACATATGAAAAAGCCTGCTCTTGATTCAAGAATAGGCAGAGACCTGCCATTTGCGTTTGGACAAAGATTTTTAGATAGTGAGGAAGATGTGTTCAAACACAATGCATGGGATAATGTTGATTGGGACGCTGAACAACTTGAGCAGTTTCAATTAAGTATTGAAAAGCAAAAGGAGGAACCAGTTAATGAGTTCTACAGAAATGAATATAACTCTAAGCCAAAGAAATATTGGGATATATTCTATAAAAACAATAgagaaaactttttcaaagatagAAAGTGGTTGGAAATAGAATTCCCAAGTATCTTTGAATGTACCAAAGCCGATTCTGGCCCTAAAACAATTCTGGAGATTGGCTGTGGTGCAGGTAATACCATGTATCCCATCCTAAGTAAGAACGAAAACCCCGAATTGCGTGTATTTGGATGTGACTATTCGGATGTTGCCGTTAACCTTGTTCGTAGTAATGAGAATTTTGAGTCACTAAATGCTGCAGGAAATGCATATAGCAGTGTTTGGGATTTAGCTaatgaagaaggaaaaatcCCAgatgatttggaagaaaatagCGTCGATATAGCTGTGatgatttttgttttcagtGCATTAAGCCCAGAACAATGGGAACAGGGCATTGCAAATCTAAAAAAATGTCTAAAGCCAGGAGGAATAATACTTTTCCGTGATTATGGAAGGTATGACTTGGCTCAAATTAgattcaagaaaaacagaTTGTTGGATGACAACTTTTATGTAAGAGGAGATGGAACTAgggtttattttttcactgaagaagaactaCGGGAAATTTTTTGTACTAAAGGTGAACTCATTGAGGAAAAGATTGGAACTGATAAGAGACTGCTAGTGAATAGGAAAAAACAGTTGAAGATGTATAGATGTTGGTTACAGGCTGTTTTCAAGATGCCCGAAGCGTGATTCGCTTATATAGATGTCTTTAATAACAACGTGTAAAAATCCATCAAAATGCTTCATAATTTTGTATAGTTCTATAATACCAGTATCTGGTGGAATCTCAACGCCGTGAACAATGAAGATCGTCCTATTATCTCCAACTTCAgtcaaatctttcaaatctcCACCGATGGCATTTATTTGTTCATAATCTACCATTTTACAACCTGATACACGGTATATTTTCACAGGAACTTTCGTTATATTTTTGGGTACCAACTTCTTGAAGTGTTTCTCAAAAATAGTCACACGTTGACTGATAACTGAATTCCACCAGTCTTTCCCATCTTGTAAGCTCATTGCTAAAACGACATTACAAGATCTGTTCAAAACAT
Encoded proteins:
- a CDS encoding uncharacterized protein (PKUD0D03200), with amino-acid sequence MYPHKLRGDKIDPQFDFVGSVANRSSLSVYSKVPSIHHANINASQGRVFSNELFKNKVKRESVLYPKPEELNERTVPLPMPKKRGSKHKTGLLSKLGKRISTFGSIIEREHKPQKRSVSANDIATFNEFVHSNCIHPEPVEDKISIIEDMENLEIKGENEMEEQDKEKTVYTKDNQIFVNFSNNSASSFISEIINTYSQMDAQSIREFTMEECFRSPKISLPESIVKRQSTLSGYGSSKITEQDELFSKAPSSSFSRSSEELVETEGHNFNEYQPLVTKNYNKELPLTPSRRIDQFQIRDYSSNKNSVITDTSVPPRVPKHEILMKSQYPTPPETPYFDCRESFSDTPPSPKKKSIEIPTDTDVFTRKSKAYKGLIDRPLSKEKARISSSQYLQNVGISPFMLTGYQESSTLKVMNP
- a CDS encoding uncharacterized protein (PKUD0D03210; similar to Saccharomyces cerevisiae YOR239W (ABP140); ancestral locus Anc_8.665) gives rise to the protein MTAKSDEGAEHMKKPALDSRIGRDLPFAFGQRFLDSEEDVFKHNAWDNVDWDAEQLEQFQLSIEKQKEEPVNEFYRNEYNSKPKKYWDIFYKNNRENFFKDRKWLEIEFPSIFECTKADSGPKTILEIGCGAGNTMYPILSKNENPELRVFGCDYSDVAVNLVRSNENFESLNAAGNAYSSVWDLANEEGKIPDDLEENSVDIAVMIFVFSALSPEQWEQGIANLKKCLKPGGIILFRDYGRYDLAQIRFKKNRLLDDNFYVRGDGTRVYFFTEEELREIFCTKGELIEEKIGTDKRLLVNRKKQLKMYRCWLQAVFKMPEA
- a CDS encoding uncharacterized protein (PKUD0D03220; similar to Saccharomyces cerevisiae YPL149W (ATG5); ancestral locus Anc_8.666), with the translated sequence MEITNHLWNALIPVEISYTNSNSTAQNRRIFTTLLPRNSYLYLHLPQVLAFFQIPLSKLSQAWFESGDEIVGWSIPLDVHYNSQNSRTYFLTLQLGICKSSSIRMYHSQLSDSFWEKHWRNTIKEACYVLNRSCNVVLAMSLQDGKDWWNSVISQRVTIFEKHFKKLVPKNITKVPVKIYRVSGCKMVDYEQINAIGGDLKDLTEVGDNRTIFIVHGVEIPPDTGIIELYKIMKHFDGFLHVVIKDIYISESRFGHLENSL